A genomic stretch from Octopus sinensis linkage group LG14, ASM634580v1, whole genome shotgun sequence includes:
- the LOC115219271 gene encoding zinc finger protein 2 homolog, with protein sequence MFSCEIAKKKKVETTRKNYQCKICNKSFKCTAKLIIHERIHTGERPFHCDICGKKFITKYYLKDHVRTHTGEKPFVCMYCGKSFAVKSNLTKHNLTHTGEKPYHCEICGKSYTCSNHIVEHKRTHTGEKPYSCEYCGKKFSQNCNLNIHKRTHTGERPYHCEYCGKNFVQQKDLTGHRYTHTGEKPFSCIYCGTAFADRSCLKKHIRIHTGERLYHCEVCGKSFMIKYALKVHKRIHSGEKPFSCEECSKTFSRKDQLIAHKILHTGKKPFCCDFCGKTFTYHSSLIKHRHTHSGEKPFHCEYCGKAFMTNCTLKQHKRTHTGEKPYQCKHCTMVFAHNSALSRHKQIHR encoded by the coding sequence ATGTTTTCTTGTGAAATAGCCAAGAAGAAAAAGGTGGAAACCACGAGGAAGAATTACCAGTGTAAAATCTGCAACAAATCTTTTAAATGCACTGCCAAACTTATCATACACGAACGGATACACACGGGGGAAAGACCttttcactgtgatatttgtggtaagaaATTTATCACAAAATATTATCTGAAGGACCATGTTCGAACTCACACGGGCGAAAagccatttgtatgtatgtactgtggtAAGTCATTTGCAGTGAAGAGCAACCTAACGAAGCATAATCTCACACACACGGGAGAGAAACCTTACCATTGTGAAATATGTGGCAAAAGTTATACATGTAGTAATCATATAGTTGAACATAAACGTACCCACACGGGGGAGAAACCTTACAGTTGTGAATATTGTGGTAAGAAATTTTCTCAAAACTGTAATTTGAATATACATAAGCGAACTCACACGGGCGAAAGACCTTATCATTGTGAGTactgtggtaagaattttgttcAGCAAAAGGATTTAACTGGACACAGGTACACGCATACGGGAGAAAAACCTTTTAGTTGTATCTACTGCGGCACGGCGTTTGCGGACAGAAGCTGCTTGAAAaagcacatacgtattcatacaggagaaaggcTCTACCACTGCGAAGTTTGCGGGAAAAGCTTCATGATAAAATATGCATTGAAAGTTCACAAAAGAATACATTCTGGAGAGAAACCCTTCTCTTGTGAAGAATGTAGTAAGACATTTTCACGTAAGGACCAACTGATAGCACACAAGATTTTGCATACGGGGAAAAAGCCTTTCTGTTGCGATTTTTGTGGCAAGACTTTCACATATCATAGCTCTTTgatcaaacacaggcacacacattcaGGCGAAAAACCATTCCACTGCGAATATTGTGGCAAGGCTTTTATGACCAACTGCACGTTGAAACagcacaaacgaacacacacggGGGAAAAACCCTATCAGTGTAAACACTGCACAATGGTATTTGCGCATAACAGTGCATTAAGCAGACATAAACAAATTCATCGATGA